In Candidatus Desulforudis audaxviator MP104C, a genomic segment contains:
- the ytvI gene encoding sporulation integral membrane protein YtvI, with the protein MLLVTLNLIVLFYIARYMLPILLPFLVALMISLLIEPAVRLLQERLRFPRPLAVIGVIFVLLAVVGALLTAAALRLVAELGHLSSLLPYHVANFRRTFEGLLDDAVIFYGRLPPAMVNYIDGLLASAVKSLEGFLRGALDASLGLLSTVPFMIVVLMITFVATYFFSRDNEKLREAWIRAIPEPWGARSLLIVREGFGAFIRFFRAQFVLVSITTAITITGLLIIGVPYAVSIGIVTGIFDLLPILGPTTIFVPWIAWCVLTGSYSLALKLFVLYAILFTVRASLEAKVVSMNLGIHPLAVLVAMYIGLKVMGILGLILGPILVVVVQGAIKAGKRAREASV; encoded by the coding sequence TTGCTTCTGGTAACGTTGAACTTGATTGTTCTTTTTTACATCGCGAGATACATGCTGCCGATTCTATTGCCGTTCCTGGTGGCGTTGATGATCAGCCTGCTGATTGAACCGGCGGTGAGGTTACTGCAGGAACGGCTGCGATTCCCGCGGCCTTTGGCCGTCATTGGGGTGATCTTTGTGCTGCTGGCCGTGGTGGGGGCCTTACTGACGGCGGCGGCCCTGCGGCTGGTTGCCGAACTGGGGCATCTGTCTTCATTGCTGCCGTATCATGTCGCCAACTTCCGGCGAACCTTTGAAGGGTTGTTAGATGATGCAGTGATCTTTTACGGCCGATTGCCACCGGCCATGGTGAACTACATCGACGGTCTGCTAGCCTCGGCGGTGAAAAGCCTGGAAGGGTTCTTGAGGGGTGCACTCGACGCTTCACTCGGACTGCTGTCCACAGTACCGTTTATGATCGTCGTACTCATGATCACCTTTGTGGCCACCTACTTTTTCAGCCGGGACAACGAAAAGCTCCGTGAAGCGTGGATCCGGGCGATTCCGGAACCCTGGGGCGCAAGGAGCCTTTTGATCGTGCGCGAAGGTTTCGGGGCGTTCATCCGGTTTTTCCGGGCCCAATTCGTGTTGGTGAGCATCACCACGGCGATCACAATCACCGGACTCCTGATCATCGGTGTGCCGTACGCCGTGTCGATCGGCATCGTCACGGGCATCTTTGACCTTTTGCCGATATTGGGTCCGACCACCATCTTCGTTCCCTGGATTGCCTGGTGTGTGCTGACCGGCTCCTATTCGCTGGCGTTGAAACTGTTCGTCTTGTATGCAATTCTGTTCACTGTACGGGCTTCCCTGGAGGCGAAAGTAGTGTCGATGAACCTGGGCATTCACCCGCTGGCTGTACTGGTGGCGATGTACATCGGGCTGAAGGTTATGGGTATACTTGGATTAATCCTGGGTCCCATCCTGGTGGTGGTGGTGCAGGGTGCGATCAAGGCCGGAAAACGGGCGCGCGAAGCCAGTGTGTAG